In the genome of Ptychodera flava strain L36383 chromosome 13, AS_Pfla_20210202, whole genome shotgun sequence, one region contains:
- the LOC139147351 gene encoding mRNA cap guanine-N(7) methyltransferase-like → MADRDRKRRSRSRSRSRSASSSDDDRRKGLGDKVAKHYNQLQEAGLDARSQSRIFYLRNFNNWIKSVCIADVVQRIRDRRGDDCKIAVLDLGCGKGGDILKWRIAHVDKLVCADIAATSVLQCERRYQDNMDRARRAKQRMFRCQFITADCSKTLLSERYNNPDQTFHITSCQFALHYSFESYQQADTMLRNLCDRLKPGGYFIGTTPDSYEAVRRLKESDGMSFGNDLYRVTFSSKDNFPLFGCQYDFSLHGVVDCPEFLVYFPLLVKMAEKYKMKLVYKKTFAQFFKDMIKDKENEELLSRMQALEQYPPDRETGLVSTDPKDYKHAKKFLDEVKASSRKSRRDSDSYSDSYSDSSDDDRRSDKKMKVGTLTKTEWEANSMYIIFCFQKEKEKDSEKDKEKEKETEREKVKEHEREREKEKEREKEKEREREKEKEQEEERAKEKKKREGNGKK, encoded by the exons ATGGCTGATAGAG ACCGTAAACGGAGATCGCGTTCGAGATCAAGGTCCCGTAGTGCCAGTAGTTCCGATGATGACAGG AGAAAAGGTTTGGGAGATAAAGTTGCCAAACACTATAATCAGCTGCAGGAAGCTGGATTAGACGCTCGAAGCCAGAGCCGTATCTTCTACCTCAGAAACTTCAACAACTGGATAAAAAGTGTGTGCATTGCTGATGTGGTTCAGAGAATCAGAGACCGTCGTGGGGATGACTGTAAGATTGCTGTATTGGACCTTGGTTGTGGGAAAGGTGGTGATATTCTGAAGTGGAGAATCGCTCATGTGGATAAACTTGTCTGTGCAG ATATCGCTGCCACATCTGTTCTGCAATGCGAACGTCGATACCAAGACAACATGGACAGAGCTAGAAGAGCAAAACAGAGAATGTTCAGATGTCAATTCATCACAGCAGATTGCTCTAAG ACTCTTCTCTCTGAACGTTACAATAATCCAGATCAGACATTCCACATCACAAGCTGCCAGTTTGCTTTACACTATTCCTTTGAGAGTTACCAGCAAGCTGACACAATGCTGAGGAACCTTTGTGACAGGTTGAAGCCAGGTGGCTACTTCATTGGTACCACTCCAGATTCCTATGAAGCAGT ACGCCGACTCAAGGAATCTGACGGAATGTCATTTggaaatgacttgtacagagTGACATTCAGTAGCAAGGACAATTTCCCACTCTTTGGCTGTCAGTATGATTTTTCATTACATGGTGTTGTAGACTGCCCTGAATTTCTAGTGTACTTCCCGTTACTTGTCAA AATGGCTGAGAAATACAAGATGAAActtgtttacaaaaaaacaTTTGCACAATTCTTCAAGGACATGATCAAAGACAAGGAAAATGAAGAATTATTGAGTAGAATGCAGGCACTAGAG CAATATCCtccagacagagagacaggtcTTGTCAGTACCGACCCCAAAGACTACAAACATGCCAAGAAATTCCTGGATGAAGTCAAGGCATCATCCAGAAAGAGTCGCCGAGATTCAGATTCCTATTCAGATTCCTATTCAGACTCTTCTGATGACGACAGACGAAGTGACAAGAAAATGAAAGTT gGCACACTGACAAAGACTGAATGGGAAGCCAATAGCATGTACATCATATTTTGCTTTCAAAAGGAAAAGGAAAAGGACAGCGAGAAGgacaaagaaaaggaaaaagaaacaGAGCGGGAAAAAGTAAAAGAGCATGAAAGAGAACGAGAGAAAGAAAAGGAACGAGAAAAAGAGAAGGAACGAGAAcgggaaaaagaaaaggagCAGGAGGAAGAAAGAGCAAAAgagaaaaagaagagagaaggAAATGGGAAGAAGTAA